The nucleotide sequence GTTTCACATCCTGCAGAAATATTCACGTGGTAGACTTGAAAAGAaggaaccaaaaaaataaatgtgtgtGAACCTTGTGTGCGTGAGGATGCCATGTCTTTCAAGAtttgatttttagggtttatgttgGAGCTGCATCATAATTACCATTGGAGAAGaaggcttgttaaaaaaaaatgttagagaagaagaagataacctgagatttcttttttttaatagaatggGTAACATAATCCACTTAAAATGTAATcgtgaaaatatttaaaaagataaaggaccaaaacgaaaaaataaaaagataaagaattaAAATGTTACCTAAGGGGCCATTTGCATAATACTGTATATGTGTATATACAGGTGCAGTCTAACATGAGGGAGCCAACAGGTCCCTCATGACATGAGGGATCAAAAgatgctttttttattttttattttttattttttatttttaccttaGCATCAAAGTAATGGATTGGATCTACTCCACCTCAGCAAGAGAGCACCTACACCTCTCCACACTCTAACACattccaccaaaaacataacTCATTATTCTTCCACATTCAATCCTTTCTAGATCAACACTCCCACATTCACTCCCCGTTGTCGGCGATTCTTCAAAAATCTTCCTCAAACACTACCAGCTGCGACCTACCACCATCTACacattgtttttccttctttcttttcagATTGAAAGTTCTCTTTCTTTCCCAGCTCACCATCTTTATTTCCTAGCTTACCCTTTCTCTCTCTCGGTCAAATATAACAACCGCAAGTAACGGCGAGCTCAAAGAACAACATATACGAAAGTTATTGTCCCACATGAAACATTTGCAGATCGAAACTCTTTTTTAGTTACTCACCACCATCACCGGCACCATCACCGGCAACTGGTAATTTTCtgattatttttgtttccttCGAAATTGTTTGAATCCTTGAAATATTATGCTAGTTGGGAGTAAAAATctgttatgttttgtttgaattcATGAAATATTATGCTAGTTGGGAGTAAAAATTTGTTATTATGCTAGTTGCAGATTTGATTTGGTATGATTGATAATAAAACgacaatttattttagaattaaaaatttaatttaattgatgttTAGGAGCATGAAATGCAGAGCTTTTGATTGTTCTCAATTTATTGATGGAGGTCATGAAGAAGGGGCAGACATTGGAGAAGATGTTATGGTTGAAGAGGGGGAATACAATGGTAACATGGAAAATGATGGAAGTGGTTACGAAAGCGGACACAATGGTGAGTTTGAGCAAGATGGAGGTAGTGGTCAacccggagaagatgaaggggTGAACTATGGTGACATGGAAGAAGATGGAAGTGATGAAGAAGGAGTAGACTATGGTTCCATGGAAGATGGAAGTGATGAAGAAGGGGTAGACTATGGTGATATGGAAGAAGATGGAAGTGACGATGAAAACCAACATATCCAAGTTGATAGTGCTGATGACATTGTGGCATTGGACCTGAGTGGTTTAGGGCCTCTATTTGTAAGGAGAATTGAGTTTGGAAGCCAAGACATTGCATATGAGTTCTATAAATCCTATGGAAGAGCGAATGGATTTACAGTTCGCAAAGGCAAGTTGCTTTATTGCAAATCGGGAGAAGTAGTGCAACTCACATTTCTTTGCCATAGAGAAGGATATAGGATAAAAGGAATAACTGAGGCGAATAGAAAGCATCGGGAAAAACCTTATACTCGATGTGGATGTCAAGCTATGTTTCGGGTACACATAAATAGTTTCACAAATCGCTGGTCTGCTACAGTTTTTAATAACCAGCACAACCATGAGCTAGCATCGCAGGAACATTGTGGACTGCTATCTTCACACTGTGTAATGACAGATTCAGACATAATGCAAATGAACAATATGTTAAAAAGTGGTATTTTACCTAATCGCATATATGCTTCATTTGCAAATCAAGCAGGAGGATATGATAAAATTGGTTTCCGGAGGAAAGATCTGTATAATCAATTAGCAAAACAACGACGTCTGCGAAGGTCAGATGCAATTTCTGCATTAAGTTATCTTCGTGGATTGGGTTCAAATGATCCTATGATGTTTTTCAAGCACACTACTGATTCTACAGGTAGACTACAACACCTGTTTTGGTGTGACGGAAAAAGTCGTCTTGATTACCAACTTTATGGCGACGTAGTCGCATTTGATGCAACATATGGTAAGAACCAATACCATTGCCCTTTAGTTGTGTTTGCTGGTGTGAATAATCATAACTCTACTATTATTTTTGGTGGAGCTATTGTTGCTGATGAGAAGGAAGAAACTTATGTCTGGGTGCTTTCACGGTTCTTGGAAGCAATGTCTGGAAAGTCGCCAACTGCTGTAATCACTAATGGTGATTTATCAATGAAGAATGACATAAAACATGTGTTTCCAAATGCTTATCATAGACTGTGTGCGTGGCACTTGATTTGCAATGCATCGTCCAATATAGGTGATCCTGCATTTGTGGATGAATTTAGAAAGTGTATGAAACTGTTGATTCATTTGGATTGCATGACAACAATTGGATCAAAGAAACATATATGAAGAGAAAGGCATGGGCAACAACACACATACAAGGCCAATTTTTTGCAGGCTTCAGAACTACATCTCGATGTGAGGGGTTGCATTCAGAGATGGGGAAGTTTGTTCATTCTCGATACAACTTGGCAGATTTTTTACTACACTATCACCGTTGTCTCAAACACAATTAAACTAATTTCACataatattttaggaaatatgACATATAAAACACATAGACGGATAGATGTTCATAAATTACATTCGAAAGAAAGGACTCAATGATTCATACTCTAATGTTTTAATTTCTAATGACTGTTACATAGAGCCTATCCGATGGATTCTCAACAACAAAGAACAATGTATCGCCAACTTTGAGATGCCCTTGCCGAACATAATCATACCAACCTTTTCCAATGTatttcttattttcaattttagcaGATGAAAGGATTTCGCATTCAAATAATGTACCATTATCTTCATCATGAAGAACAATATTACTTTGATTCACATGAAAGCTTTGAATGGCAACGTGGTTAGGAATATGCTGCACACAAAATGTCAAATGAATTAAAAGGTAAACTAACATTAAATACAACTTATGAAGCATGAAATAGTTGATTCAAGCTATACAAACGCaccataacatttttttaattgaatcaaaAGAGTAGTAACCTTGACCATCCAAACATAGTCATCAACATGGTCCAAGTTAGCAATCCATTCTCCAACAAGATCTCCTATTGGTCCATCAACCACTTCCTCGTCTTCATCTTCAACGGGGTAAAAATTCGCGTAAAATTCAGCCAACTCGGGATCCATTTCAACGCTGCatttaataatttcattaacatgaaTCAGAGTTGAaatgataattatataaaaaatctgGCATAATAGTATGAGGCCATTAGTTTAGATAAATAATATGTTGTTTTATATGTGAAAAGTTAGATCAGTTAGTGCTACAAGTTGGATGTATATGCAAATATCAGTTAGCAACCTTATGCATATATGAACCAAGAGCAAGAAAAGTTAGAATGAGCAAGAAAAGTTAGATCAGTTAGTGCTACAAGTTGGATTTCTTCATTATCCACCAAAAATCATTTAGAATGCTACAACAACTAAAGTGAACTTATGATTATATCCTTACCAGTAACCACATACacacgcaaaaaaaaaaaaaagagggtgtAAAAAATTGAGATGCAACCTTGAAGATGAAGTCATTGGGTCCTTTGAATGCTCCTAGTTGAGGAATGAGATCTTTGTTTGAGCTGAACTAGGATGTGTGTGGTAATGGTTTCTTGTTGGGTGGCCTTCTCTATAAAGGCAAGATTTGTGTGGGGTAATGAATTTTGTATTTATTATGAATGGGGACCATTTTGGTTATAACTTTGTTGGAATGTATTGAAAACCATAGTGTCCCTgctgtccttaaaaaaatttctctCGACCCgcattaaaaaattaagaagCATACATATTTAGTCGATAGTGTTAACCACAATGACATTTACTATATCAACATTGTTTATATGATGCATACATATTTTGATTAGattaatataaaatagataAACTAGGAAGCTTGTTTACCTATGTAGTAATCCAAAATAATGTTCCTTAAATTTAAACTAGGAAGGACAACTCCCCGGTGACTAAAACGTTCCTAACCTTTGAACGGAAGCATGTTTAGTCGATCCCAGGTGTTGGATGTGACCCTCGCGTAGTTAGAAGGAAGCAAAAACTGAGATTTCTCATATCGGAATCCCGGACACGTGTCTATCGGACAAATTATCCCTTCAGAAGCCTAGTCAACTAGGAAGGACAACTCCCCGGTGACTGAAACGTTTCTAACCTTTGAACGGAAGCATGTCTAGTCGATCTCACCGTTGGATGTGACCCTCGCGTAGTTAGAAGGAAGCAGAAACTGAGATTTCTCATATCGGAATCCCGGACACGTGTCTACCTGACAATGTCAGTTTAATTAGATTTGATTAggaatattttataataaaataaggtatgtttatttatttatttttttttttttaaggaataaaataAGGTAAGGTTATAATCTTATATAAGTGATTTTAGTTTTACCGAACAATGTTataattttggttttaattgTGATTTTGGTTTTACCGGACAATGTTataattttggttttaattatgattttgtttaaCAAAATCAATTGATTATGGCATCTGCTAATTATTTTGGACAAACCTGTTAACTATAGGATTATGTTATGTTTTctaagttaattaaatttagGAGTTAACTCTATGTACcaacctttgtaaaaaaaataaaaaatattctatgGATCAAGCAATTATCTGACATTAAGTGTGTTTTCTAATTTACATTGTTATTAATCTTCTAATTAAGTGTTTGTTGGTTAAAGAAATAATATGTCTTTGTTGCACTCCATTTGATGTGATTATTtgctaaaaattaattatagttttttaataatataattggCAAAAGCTAAGTGACAATTAACTTTtgctcaaaaagaaaaaatagtgaTAATTATCCATTAATAcggattatttttttaaaagttcacCAAAGCTAAGCAAAGTAGTGAGATACTTCTCCACACATCCCAAAACGATTAAAACCCAGCACACAACAGTCAACACACcacaatttttgtttgaatcaCAAGCAATGCATTCAATGAATTTTGGACTATTACACAGTTAAACAACATACAAATGGAATGTCTTTAGACCTCAACATCAAAAAGGGATTTGTAGGGTATTGCAAAATTGGAGCTACTTGACACATGTCAGCAGATGAGAGGATTGTAATAACCACACAACACACAATATTGTCTTTTACCCATGTTGTAGCATGCTTTCACAGacattatccttcaaaattttattaattgatatGCATTTCACCAAAATTTTCATAGATGGCTCGGCGCCTTTTAGATAACCATGTTAAACCTGCAATTTTTAATGgcatttatgaaataaaaattaaaataataaaactgtGCTCTGCTTTTCATTAATTGATATGCATGATAATGGAAACTAATGGTATCCTGCACCCTATCTCCAAGGCTAAATTAATCTTAAATATGGAATGCTTTGAAAACCATTACCCTGCTTTACATTTAATGTCCACTTTGCAAGACAATAGACCTATCCTCAAATCAAGTCACAACCTATGTTTAATTCATTCAACTCAAATAGTTGCAACTCAACTAAGTGGTGGTTGATAGAGGCAGAGATGAACACTGAAGACATGGAAACCAAAATAAAGGGGTATGATAACAAACAAGCAATTAATACAGTTAAGAATGATGGTTGATATGcatttactatatatatatatatatatatatatttgcagaGATGAAAATATTTCACATCTGGGTGAGGAGTTACACGTGGATGCATCTGTTTGTTCTAATATGGTAGTATTCATTCTTTAGTTTTTAATTCAAGTTCCATGTAGATTGCATTAATGGCACAAAATTTACTCACCAATCATACTTTCAATGCAGTTGGGAAGCCAAAGCAACGACACATTTCTTGCATTACTGAAGGAATCATTGCAGTTCCAAAAGGTATATATTCTGAAAATGATAAACACAATAGAGGTTGAATACATGCtacttgaaaatgaaataaacatatgtgtgaccaaaaaaagtaaaaagtgtTACAATAGATTTAGGCAAGGTGAAAGTTTAAACATGTTTGATAAACTGAACATATGTAGTGATATATGAGCCAATGGTTAGATATTGGAGATTACGCTGTGCATGTAGTGAAAGTTTAAACATGTTTGATAAACTGAAGATATGTAGTGATATATTAGCTGTGCATGATATATTTTCAAGATTACACTGATAGGTTAGTTATGCTAAACGATTGCTTCAACATAATCTGCAataaagtagataaaatggaaaaaaagaTTATAAGAATTGAAGACCGTCTTGATCCTAAATTCACAACAGATGTAAAACCCACTCAAAACGTTGACGAATATGACATACCTTCTCAGCAACCCCATGACAAAAAATCACAAGAAG is from Medicago truncatula cultivar Jemalong A17 chromosome 1, MtrunA17r5.0-ANR, whole genome shotgun sequence and encodes:
- the LOC112418552 gene encoding protein FAR1-RELATED SEQUENCE 5, with product MKCRAFDCSQFIDGGHEEGADIGEDVMVEEGEYNGNMENDGSGYESGHNGEFEQDGGSGQPGEDEGVNYGDMEEDGSDEEGVDYGSMEDGSDEEGVDYGDMEEDGSDDENQHIQVDSADDIVALDLSGLGPLFVRRIEFGSQDIAYEFYKSYGRANGFTVRKGKLLYCKSGEVVQLTFLCHREGYRIKGITEANRKHREKPYTRCGCQAMFRVHINSFTNRWSATVFNNQHNHELASQEHCGLLSSHCVMTDSDIMQMNNMLKSGILPNRIYASFANQAGGYDKIGFRRKDLYNQLAKQRRLRRSDAISALSYLRGLGSNDPMMFFKHTTDSTGRLQHLFWCDGKSRLDYQLYGDVVAFDATYGKNQYHCPLVVFAGVNNHNSTIIFGGAIVADEKEETYVWVLSRFLEAMSGKSPTAVITNGDLSMKNDIKHVFPNAYHRLCAWHLICNASSNIGDPAFVDEFRKCMKLLIHLDCMTTIGSKKHI